Genomic window (Allostreptomyces psammosilenae):
TCGGCCGGGGTGGAGCTGGACGGCACGGTGGTGGTGACCTACGGGGACACCCCGCTGCTCACCGTGGAGACCATGCGGGCCCTGGTGGCGGCGCACGAGGCGGAGGGGAACGCGGTGACGGTGCTCACCGCGGTCGTTCCGGACCCGACGGGCTACGGGCGGATCGTGCGGGAGCCGGAGGCCTCGCCGGCGGCGGGTGCCGGGGCGGTGGCGGGCATCGTGGAGCACAAGGACGCGACCCCCGAGCAGTTGGCGATCACCGAGGTGAACTCGGGGGTGTACGCCTTCGACGCGAAGCTGCTGGCGCACGCGCTGACCCAGGTGCGCACGGACAACAGCCAGGGTGAGGAGTACCTGACGGACACCCTGGGGATCCTGCGCGGTGAGGGGCACCGGGTGGGCGCGGTGGTGGCCGTGGACGCGCGGGAGATCCTGGGGATCAACGACCGGGTGCAGCTGGCGGCGGCCCGGCGGGTGCTGAACGACCGTCTGGTTCAGGCGGCGATGCGGGCCGGTGTGACGGTGGTGGATCCGGCGACGACGTGGCTGGACGTGCAGGTGACCTTCGAGCCGGACGCGGTGGTGCTGCCGAACACGCGTCTGGTGGGGGCGACGCACCTGTCCGAGGGGTGCGAGGTGGGTCCGAACAGCACGCTGACGGACACCACGGTGGGTGTGGACGCGGTGGTGTCGAACACGGTGGCGACCGGTGCGGAGATCGGGGAGGGCGCGACGGTGGGGCCGTTCGCGTACCTGCGCCCGGGGACGCGGCTGGGTCGGAAGGCGAAGGCGGGTGCCTTCGTGGAGATGAAGAACGCCGAGGTGGGGGACGGTTCGAAGGTGCCGCACCTGAGTTATGTCGGGGACGCCACGATCGGTGAGGGGACGAACATCGGGGCGGCGACGGTGTTCGTGAACTACGACGGGGTGAGCAAGCACCGCACCGTGATCGGTTCGCACTGCCGGACGGGGTCGGACAACATGTTCATCGCGCCGGTGGAGGTCGGTGACGGCGCCTACACCGCCGCGGGTTCGGTGATCACCAAGGACGTGCCGCCGGGGGCGCTGGGTGTGTCCCGGGCGCAGCAGCGGAACGTGGCGGGCTGGGTGGCTCGGAAGCGTCCGGGGACGGCTGCGGCGGAGGCCGCGGAGCGGGCGTTGGCGGCGGGTGCCGGTGACGTGACGGAGCCCGGTGACGGCGTGGAGTAGTGCCCGGGGTGTGATCCGTGGCGCAGTGGTGGGTGTGCGGGCCGGTGGTGGTCACCGGCGTGGGTTGCCGATGAAGGTCTGGCGTACCGTGGTGGGGGGCGTTTCGGCCGGTTGTCGGTCGGGACGGTGACGGCAGCTACAAGGAGACGGTTCAGTGACCGGCATCAAGACGACCGGCGAGAAGAAACTCATGCTCTTCTCCGGCCGTGCACACCCTGGGCTCGCGGGGGAGGTGGCTGAGCAGCTGGGTGTGGAGCTGGTGCCGACGAAGGCGTTTGATTTCGCGAACGGCGAGATCTATGTGCGCTTCGAGGAGTCGGTGCGCGGCAGTGATGCGTTCGTGATCCAGAGCCACACGGCTCCCATCAACAAGTGGATCATGGAGCAGTTGATCATGGTGGACGCGCTGAAGCGGGCTTCCGCGAAGCGCATCACGGTGATCATGCCGTTCTACGGGTACGCGCGGCAGGACAAGAAGCACAAGGGGCGGGAGCCGATTTCGGCGCGTCTGGTGGCGGATCTGCTCAAGACGGCGGGTGCGGACCGGCTGATGGCGGTGGACCTGCACACGGACCAGATCCAGGGCTTCTTCGACGGGCCGGTGGACCACCTGTTCGCGCTTCCGCTGCTGACCGAGTACGTGGGGGCCCGGGTGGACCGGGACCGGCTGACGGTGGTGTCGCCGGACGCGGGCCGGGTGCGGGTGGCGGACCGTTGGTGTGACCGGCTGGGGGCGCCGCTGGCGATCGTGCACAAGCGGCGTGACCCGGACGTGGCGAACCAGGTGTCGGTGCACGAGGTCGTGGGTGAGGTCGAGGGCCGCACCTGCGTGCTGGTGGACGACATGATCGACACGGCGGGGACGATCTGCGCGGCGGCGGAGGCGCTGTTCGCCAACGGTGCCGCGGAGGTGCTGGTGGCGGCGACGCACGGGGTGCTGTCGGGGCCGGCGGTGGACCGGTTGAAGAACTCGCGGATCAGCGAGGTGGTGCTGACCAACACGCTGCCGCTGGAGCCGCAGGCGAACATCGACAAGGTGACGGTGCTGTCGATCGCGCCGATGCTGGGCCGGGCTGTTCGTGAGGTCTTCGACGACGGTTCCGTGACCAGTCTCTTCGAAGGCTGATTGATCGTTTTTCCTTTGGCCGGTCGTGCTTTTCCGAATCCGTTCGGTTCGGTGTGGCGCGTGGTCTGAGGGGTGGGGTCGGGGTCGTCCCCCGTCCGTCGGCCGTCCTCGGTTCGGGGCGCGCCACGGCGGGGGCGGCCCCGATTTTCTGCTGGGGCGGCCGGCCGGGTAGAATCCTGGGGTTGCTCGGCGAGGGATCCGTGTGTGGGTCCGTGATCGACGCGCTGGTGGTGTCCGGTGGCCCGTTCGGGGCGAGCCGGCGCTCGTGCCGTCGAACGCGCGGTCTGAATGTCGCGGGCCGTCCGGCCGGGTGCAACCGGGTGTGTCTTGTCGTCGCACCGCGTGTCGCGGGTTTGCGACCGTCTTCGGGTGGCGATACGGGATTCTCGTCCCGCGGGGCCGCCCGTCGTTTACTCATCATCGCGTCGTTCGAGGAGAGCTGTCGTGTCCGAGGTCCGTATCGCCGCCGAGCCGCGTTCTGAGTTCGGCAAGGGCGCTGCGCGCCGTGCCCGTCGCGCGGGCAAGGTGCCTGCCGTGCTGTACGGCCACGGCAACGCTCCGCTGCACCTGAACCTGCCCGGTCACGAGCTGATGATGGCGCTGAAGACGCCGAACGTGCTGCTGAGCCTGGAGGTGGACGGTCAGCGCAAGCTGGCGCTGCCCAAGGCCGTGCAGCGGGACGTGCTCAAGGGCTTCCTGGAGCACGTGGACCTGCTGCTGGTGCAGCGGGGCGAGAAGGTGACCGTCGAGGTGCCGCTGGTCATCGAGGGTGAGCCGGCTCCGGGCGGGAACCTGGTGGAGCACCTGCAGTCCACCATCTCGGTGGAGGCGGAGGCGACCCACGTGCCGGAGACGCTGGCCGTCTCGGTCGAGGGCCTGTCGGCGGGTGCCGCCGTGCACGCCGGCGACGTGGAGCTGCCGGCTGGTGTCACCCTGGTGACCGGCCCGGAGACCGGCCTGGTGCAGATCGTGCTGCCGCAGGTCGAGGCCGCTCCGGCGGAGGCCGAGGCCGCCGAGGCCGAGGCGCCCGCCGAGGGCTGAGTGGGCTGACGGGCCGGCGGTGCCGGTCCGGTTCCGATGTGTGGCGGCGCTGCGTCCCGCGGGTTTCCGTGGGGCGCGGCGCTTCGCCATGTCGGGGGTTCGATGGCGGGGCCGGGGTCGATGATGGGGTGGGGGGCCCGGTGGCCGCGGTGGTGGGGCGTGGCCGGGAGAGTCGAGAGGGTGGCATGAACGAGCGGAGCGAGCGGGCCGCGGGTCCGGCGTCGGCTGCGGCGGTGGACCCGCAGGGGCCGTGGCTGGTGGCAGGTCTGGGGAATCCCGGGCCGGAGTACGCGGGGAACCGGCACAACATCGGCTTCATGGTGGTGGACCTGCTGGCGGAGCGGCTGGGTGGGCGGTTCAAGTCGCACCGCAGTCGGGCCCAGGTGGTGGAGGGGCGGATCGCCGGGCGGCGGGTGGTGCTGGCGAAGCCGATGTTGTTCATGAACGCCTCGGGCGGGCCGGTGACGGCGCTGCGGGACTTCTACAAGGTGCCGGCGGGGAACCTGGTGGTGGTCCATGACGAGTTGGACATCGACTATCCGACGCTGCGGTTGAAGCGGGGGGGTGGGGACAACGGCCACAACGGCCTGAAGTCGATCACGCGCTCGCTGGGGCCGGACTACTTCCGGGTGCGGTGCGGGATCGGCCGGCCGCCGGGTCGGATGGACGTGGCGGCGTTCGTGCTGCGGGACTTCTCGGCGACGGAGCGCAAGGAGCTGGACTGGTTCGTGGACCGGGCGGCGGACTCGGTGGAGGTGCTGCTGTCGGAGGGGCTGGAGCAGGCGCAGCAGCGGTTCAACTCCTGAGCTCGTGAGCTGGTCCCGGGCTCGCCGGGGTGCGGTCCGCGGGGGCGGGCTCCCTCGGCGGGGGTCTTCGGGGTGTGTCGGCGGGTGCCGGCGGTCGGATGGCCGCGGGTGCCCGCCGTCGTCGTGTGTGGGGGTTGTGTGGGGCCTGTGCCGGCCATTGACACCGGGGTGGTGGGGAGGGGAGGTTTTCGGTCACTGTCGTCGCCGCTCGGAAGGGAGTTCGAAGGTGGCCTGGTCGGCCGATGGGCGAGGGGCGGGGGCGGGCCTGTTCGACGAGGACGCGGACGCGCCGGTGCCGAGCGAGGCGGAGACGGAGGGGCGGGCGGCGCGTCGGGCGCGGGAGCGGGCGGCGCGGGGGCCGGGGCTGCTGTCCCGGCTGTGGCGTGCCGTGCGGGTGGTGGCGGTGTGCCTGCTGGTTCTGTGGCTGCTGGGGGCCGCGGGGTGGCGCGGCTGGACGGGGATGTCGTCGGTGCGCTCGGGGGAGGGCGTGGCCGGGACGCTGGTGGTGGCCGACTGCGGGTCCCGGTGGTGTGTGGGGGCGTTCACGGCCGACGAAGCCCGCGGCGCCGGCGCGGCAGGGGCGGCGCCCGGGGAGGACGCGCCGCCCGGTCAGGTGCGGATCGAGCGGTCGGTGCTGTGGGACGGCGTCGGGGCGCGGGTGCCGGTGGTGGTGGACGCGGCGGAGGGGACGGCGGTGCGGGCGGGGACGGCCGGCGTGGCGTACGCCTGGCTGCCGCTGGCCGGGGCGTTGCTGCTGGTGGGGGTGTTGTGTGGGGGTGGCCTGGGGCGGCGGTTCCTGGGCTGGTCCACGGGCCTGCTGGGGGTCGCGGGACTCGTGGCGATACGGGTTCTGGCGGGCTGAGGGTCGCTGAGAGCGGTCCGTGGCGGCGTCCGTGCGGAATTGTTACAAGCGGCAAGCCGGACATTTCCGGTGAGAGGGATCGCTCCGGTACGTATGGGGCTTGATTCTTGGTCAGTTGAGCGAGAACGTAGGGCCGACCACGCGGCGGCAGCCCCTCGAGTCCTGACGACCTCGCGTGAGCACGCCCTTGACCGCCCGCTTCCCAGGGCGCGTCGGGCGCTCCGTGACCCCGTGCCGCCGCGGTCCCTCAACGAACACCGCGCCCAACCCCCAGGGCGCGGTACCCGCCGTTTCCGGGAGACCGAATGTCCCTCCGCACCTTTGTGCGCGCGGCCGTGGCCGCGCCCGTCGTCGCCGGTGTCATGCTCGCACCGACCACCGCCCTCGCCCAGAACGGTGGCAACCCGCCCGGCTCCAACGGCACGGTGAAGGTCCACGACGCCGTCACCGACGAGGAGGTTCGGGCCAACCAGCCGAAGGTCTGCGAGTTCTACCTCGCCGGATTCCAGTTCGACGACCTGGAGAAGGTCGACTGGCGGATCACCCCGGACTGGCAGGGCGGTGAGGGCGAGGCCGTGGCCTCGGGCAGCATCGTGCTGGCCGACGGCACCGGGCGCACCGAGGACATGACCCTGCCCAGCGGCCACTACAAGGTCTTCTGGGAGATCGAGGGCAACCAGAACCCCACCGAGAAGCACAAGGTCTTCAAGGTCGAGTGCCCGGACGGGGGGACGAGCGGCGGCGACGGCGGCTCCGAGAGCGCGGGCGGCTCCGAGGGCGCCGCCGCCGCCGGCGGCGCCGGGGAGACCACCGCCGGCGGCGGCGAGGCCGGTACCGGCGGCGAGCAGGCCACCGGCGGGGAGTCCACCGCCGGCGGCCAGGAGACGACCGGCGGCCAGGAGACGAGCGGCGGCGAGGCGTCCACCGGCGGCCAGGAGACGACCGGTGGCGAGGAGGCCGCCGCGGCCGGTGCCGACGCGTCCAGCCCCAGCCCGAGCGCCGTGCCCGGCAACGTCGTGAACCCCGACGGCGAGCTGGCCCAGACCGGTGGCTCGATCACCCCGATGTTCGCCGGCTTCGCCGCGCTGCTGGTCGTGGTGGGGGTGGCCGCCCGCATCGGGCTGCGCCGCACCGTCGCCGGGAGCTGACCCGGGCCGCCGGCCAGGCACCGCCGGCCGCAGGGCGGGCACCGCCCGCCCTGCGGCGGGTACTCCGGCGCGCACACGCCGCGTCCCTCCACGGGGCGCACACGCGGCAGGGGCCGCCCCACGGGAAGTGGGGCGGCCCCTGCCGCGTCGGTCGGGTCGGGCTCAGCCGGTGTTGCGCAGGCCCGCCGCCACGCCGTTGACCGTGAGCAGCATGGCCCGGGCCAGCAGCGGGTCCTCCTCCTCGCCGGCCGCGGCGGCGGCGCGCTGCCGCGCCAGCAGCGCGACCTGGAGGTAGGAGATCGGGTCGAGGTAGGCGTCGCGGACGGTGAGCGTCTGCTTCAGCAGCGGGTTGTGCTCCAGCAGCTCCGACTCGCCGGTGAGCCGCAGCACCTCGGCCACGGTCAGCTCGTGCTCGGCCTTGATCAGGTCGAAGATGTGGTGCAGCTCGCGCGGCACCAGCGTCTCCACGTAGTGGCTGGCGATCCGCAGGTCGGTCTTGGCCAGCGTCATGGTGACGTTGGACAGGAAGTTGCGGAAGAAGTGCCAGCGCTCGGCCATCTCGGTGAGGATGTCGCCGAGTCCGAGCTTGCGGGCGGCGGCCAGGCCGGTGCCCACGCCGAACCAGCCGGGCACGATCTGCCGGGTCTGGGTCCAGCCGAACACCCACGGGATGGCGCGCAGGCCGTCGAGCCCGGCGCCGGAGTCGGGGCGGCGGGAGGGCCGGGAGCCCAGGTGCAGGGAGGCGAGCTGGTCCACCGGGGTGGCGGCGAAGAAGTACTTCGGCAGGTCCGGGTCGTCGACCAGCTCGTGGTAGCGCTCGAAGGCGGCGTCGGAGACGGAGTCCATCGCCGCGTCCCAGCGGGCCAGCGCCTCCGCGGACTGCCGCGGGCTGGTGTGCAGCACGGACGCCTGGAGGGTGGCCGAGACGGTCAGCTCCAGGTTCTCCTTGGCCAGCGACGGCAGCAGGTACTTGTCGGAGATCACCTCGCCCTGCTCGGTGACCTTGATCTCGCCCTCCAGGGTGCCGTAGGGCTGGGCGAGGATGGCGTCGTGGCTGGGGCCGCCGCCGCGGCCGACGGTGCCGCCGCGGCCGTGGAAGAGCCGCAGCCGCACGCCGTGCCGGTGGGCGACGTCGCGCAGCCGGCGCTGGGCGCGGTGGATCTCCCACTGGCTGGTGGTGATGCCGGCGAACTTGTTGGAGTCGGAGTAGCCGAGCATGACCTCCTGGACGTCGCCGCGCAGCGCGACCAGGCGGCGGTAGGAGGGGTCGGAGAGCATCTCGTCCAGTACCCGGTCGGCCTCGCGGAGCTCCTCGACGGTCTCCAGCAGCGGCACGATGCCGATCCGGGCGAGGCCGCTGTGCAGGTCGATCAGGCCGGCCTCGCGGGCCAGGATGGCGGCGGCGAAGACGTCGTCGGCGCCCCGGCACATGGAGATGATGTAGCTCTCGATGACCTCGGGGCCGAAGCGGTCCAGGGCGTCCCGG
Coding sequences:
- a CDS encoding LAETG motif-containing sortase-dependent surface protein; protein product: MSLRTFVRAAVAAPVVAGVMLAPTTALAQNGGNPPGSNGTVKVHDAVTDEEVRANQPKVCEFYLAGFQFDDLEKVDWRITPDWQGGEGEAVASGSIVLADGTGRTEDMTLPSGHYKVFWEIEGNQNPTEKHKVFKVECPDGGTSGGDGGSESAGGSEGAAAAGGAGETTAGGGEAGTGGEQATGGESTAGGQETTGGQETSGGEASTGGQETTGGEEAAAAGADASSPSPSAVPGNVVNPDGELAQTGGSITPMFAGFAALLVVVGVAARIGLRRTVAGS
- the pth gene encoding aminoacyl-tRNA hydrolase, whose amino-acid sequence is MNERSERAAGPASAAAVDPQGPWLVAGLGNPGPEYAGNRHNIGFMVVDLLAERLGGRFKSHRSRAQVVEGRIAGRRVVLAKPMLFMNASGGPVTALRDFYKVPAGNLVVVHDELDIDYPTLRLKRGGGDNGHNGLKSITRSLGPDYFRVRCGIGRPPGRMDVAAFVLRDFSATERKELDWFVDRAADSVEVLLSEGLEQAQQRFNS
- a CDS encoding 50S ribosomal protein L25/general stress protein Ctc; this encodes MSEVRIAAEPRSEFGKGAARRARRAGKVPAVLYGHGNAPLHLNLPGHELMMALKTPNVLLSLEVDGQRKLALPKAVQRDVLKGFLEHVDLLLVQRGEKVTVEVPLVIEGEPAPGGNLVEHLQSTISVEAEATHVPETLAVSVEGLSAGAAVHAGDVELPAGVTLVTGPETGLVQIVLPQVEAAPAEAEAAEAEAPAEG
- the glmU gene encoding bifunctional UDP-N-acetylglucosamine diphosphorylase/glucosamine-1-phosphate N-acetyltransferase GlmU yields the protein MSVAVRPAAIVILAAGGGTRMKSRRLPKVLHPVCGRSLVGHVVAASRELEPEHLVVVVGHQREQVVAHLGEIDPGARIAVQEQQNGTGHAVRVGLEELASAGVELDGTVVVTYGDTPLLTVETMRALVAAHEAEGNAVTVLTAVVPDPTGYGRIVREPEASPAAGAGAVAGIVEHKDATPEQLAITEVNSGVYAFDAKLLAHALTQVRTDNSQGEEYLTDTLGILRGEGHRVGAVVAVDAREILGINDRVQLAAARRVLNDRLVQAAMRAGVTVVDPATTWLDVQVTFEPDAVVLPNTRLVGATHLSEGCEVGPNSTLTDTTVGVDAVVSNTVATGAEIGEGATVGPFAYLRPGTRLGRKAKAGAFVEMKNAEVGDGSKVPHLSYVGDATIGEGTNIGAATVFVNYDGVSKHRTVIGSHCRTGSDNMFIAPVEVGDGAYTAAGSVITKDVPPGALGVSRAQQRNVAGWVARKRPGTAAAEAAERALAAGAGDVTEPGDGVE
- a CDS encoding ribose-phosphate diphosphokinase, producing MTGIKTTGEKKLMLFSGRAHPGLAGEVAEQLGVELVPTKAFDFANGEIYVRFEESVRGSDAFVIQSHTAPINKWIMEQLIMVDALKRASAKRITVIMPFYGYARQDKKHKGREPISARLVADLLKTAGADRLMAVDLHTDQIQGFFDGPVDHLFALPLLTEYVGARVDRDRLTVVSPDAGRVRVADRWCDRLGAPLAIVHKRRDPDVANQVSVHEVVGEVEGRTCVLVDDMIDTAGTICAAAEALFANGAAEVLVAATHGVLSGPAVDRLKNSRISEVVLTNTLPLEPQANIDKVTVLSIAPMLGRAVREVFDDGSVTSLFEG